The following proteins are co-located in the Candidatus Methanogranum gryphiswaldense genome:
- a CDS encoding aminodeoxychorismate/anthranilate synthase component II has translation MFLIVDSFDSYVMNLSSCIEELGNEVVVIREDRVSLDIVRSQSPEGLILSPGPGRPSKESVSLCSVMEFSGQIPILGVCLGHQTICSAFGANIINGTVPMHGKVTPIHHNGKGLFTKIPDDIFVTRYNSLCVDPITVPACMNIDAVDETGGIMAVSHRSHPTFGVQFHPESFMTEYGKEIIENFINIAKGWRE, from the coding sequence GTGTTCTTGATAGTTGATAGTTTTGACTCATATGTCATGAATCTGTCATCATGTATCGAAGAATTAGGAAATGAGGTCGTAGTCATTCGTGAAGATCGTGTATCTCTTGATATTGTGAGGTCTCAGTCTCCTGAAGGGCTTATACTTTCACCAGGTCCAGGAAGACCATCGAAAGAAAGCGTTTCTTTGTGTTCTGTCATGGAATTTTCTGGTCAAATACCCATATTGGGAGTATGTCTGGGACATCAAACGATATGTTCGGCATTCGGTGCCAATATAATCAACGGAACTGTGCCGATGCATGGAAAGGTAACACCGATACATCACAACGGAAAAGGTCTATTCACAAAAATACCAGATGATATATTTGTGACAAGATATAATTCCCTGTGTGTGGACCCAATAACTGTTCCAGCGTGTATGAATATTGATGCTGTTGATGAAACAGGCGGCATAATGGCCGTATCTCACAGATCCCATCCTACATTCGGAGTGCAGTTTCATCCGGAATCTTTCATGACCGAATATGGAAAAGAGATAATTGAGAATTTCATCAATATAGCAAAGGGGTGGAGAGAATGA
- a CDS encoding MFS transporter gives MSKSNKQFRPNKVTLVTIMFASMMILMGAAAVAPALEPISKAFPDASKLAVSLVVTLPALAVTITGFGIGYLADRFGKAKIFLVSLVIFTIAGVAGFFLDSLSSILMVRFILGIGIAGISLATTALIAEYYEGAQRVKIIALQSAAMGAGVLLLESVGGALADVGWNEPFLIYLIGIPILLLAIVSVREPVRVEINEKVLPEAIITNKGRKMALCYLMIFLAMFMMFILPTNLPYHIVDIGSNLFVCGLLLGILGVSQAAFSLLYSRSSRKLNDISAYSVAFATVGVGFCLLNFTDLALIIVSMALIGIGMGLVTLTVVGRLSYISQAGGSGKIMGGYSVAFNIGIFASSLAIIPVVEASNSYTQAFLYAGIFALIVCVVCSVASLIRMPVGKNPVMSSDRTVSDKEFKQEFDRILIATDGSQNSMNAVRIGLNIAKNNNSSVTALYVFDSDYYSTIVPDMPSAEDIKHLGETVSKDAFVFVKDEAENRGIKVDFKVLYGHPAEVIVEESAHYSLVVCGSLGRTNIARALMGSVAEKVARMAMCPVLICRKTN, from the coding sequence ATGTCAAAGAGCAATAAACAATTTAGACCTAACAAAGTGACGCTTGTAACAATAATGTTCGCATCCATGATGATATTGATGGGTGCGGCTGCTGTGGCGCCTGCATTAGAACCGATAAGCAAGGCATTTCCCGATGCTTCAAAATTGGCAGTGTCTCTTGTTGTCACGCTTCCTGCATTGGCAGTAACGATCACAGGTTTTGGGATAGGTTATCTTGCAGACCGTTTTGGTAAGGCCAAGATATTCTTGGTTTCTTTGGTGATTTTCACGATAGCAGGAGTTGCCGGGTTCTTTTTGGATTCCTTAAGCTCTATCTTGATGGTCCGTTTCATACTCGGTATCGGTATTGCAGGAATATCTCTTGCAACTACTGCACTAATAGCGGAATACTATGAGGGCGCCCAGCGGGTGAAAATCATAGCATTGCAGTCGGCTGCTATGGGCGCAGGCGTTCTTCTATTGGAATCCGTTGGTGGAGCTTTGGCGGATGTAGGATGGAATGAGCCGTTCCTGATATATCTAATAGGCATACCGATCTTGTTGCTGGCCATCGTTTCAGTTAGGGAGCCTGTACGTGTGGAAATAAATGAGAAGGTGCTTCCCGAAGCAATAATAACCAACAAGGGAAGAAAGATGGCACTCTGCTATCTCATGATCTTCCTGGCTATGTTCATGATGTTCATCCTTCCCACAAATCTGCCATACCACATTGTGGACATTGGTTCCAATCTGTTCGTATGCGGACTTCTTCTGGGTATCTTAGGTGTGTCCCAAGCAGCATTCAGTCTTCTATATTCACGTTCTTCACGCAAGTTGAACGACATCTCTGCTTACAGTGTTGCATTCGCTACCGTAGGTGTAGGTTTCTGTTTATTGAATTTTACTGATCTGGCACTTATAATTGTATCAATGGCATTGATAGGCATAGGAATGGGACTTGTAACGCTAACCGTTGTCGGGAGGCTTTCATATATTTCTCAGGCGGGAGGTTCTGGTAAGATAATGGGCGGTTATTCCGTCGCATTCAATATTGGTATCTTTGCGTCATCTTTGGCGATCATTCCTGTGGTAGAGGCTTCGAACTCGTATACCCAGGCATTTCTATATGCAGGAATATTCGCTTTGATCGTTTGTGTCGTATGTTCAGTTGCGTCCTTGATCAGAATGCCTGTAGGGAAGAATCCGGTAATGTCATCTGATAGAACGGTCAGTGATAAAGAATTCAAACAGGAGTTCGACAGGATCCTGATAGCAACTGACGGAAGCCAGAACAGCATGAACGCAGTGAGGATAGGATTGAACATCGCAAAGAACAACAATTCTTCTGTGACAGCGCTCTATGTCTTTGATTCTGACTATTATTCTACAATAGTTCCAGATATGCCATCGGCCGAGGATATCAAGCATCTAGGGGAGACCGTTTCAAAGGATGCATTTGTTTTTGTTAAGGATGAAGCAGAGAACAGAGGCATCAAAGTAGATTTCAAGGTTCTCTACGGTCATCCTGCCGAGGTAATTGTAGAGGAAAGTGCACATTACAGTCTTGTGGTATGCGGTTCCCTGGGACGTACCAACATCGCAAGAGCATTGATGGGGAGCGTAGCTGAGAAGGTTGCAAGAATGGCCATGTGTCCTGTTCTGATATGTCGCAAGACAAATTGA
- a CDS encoding epoxyqueuosine reductase: MRLEDEIRETAIKNGFQLFGVADIEKLEEIEFPEGRGLEKPSEFMKKAGIEGARSIIILGMVIWDEGMNSAVNAVGGDFSGGATEYYNLYYEAIETRGWRISDWISHEKGFRTVPSLTVHLKLAAHLAGLGFIGHNTQIITPEYGPRIRWIALFTTADLEKGEPFTRDLCAEQSACRNGSLCVKACPYRAIIPGPSQGVEPGKKVDYDGCVVAHEFDPKPDKKWEKYIRRITERGFMECTICNTVCPYGKIIDEKIAPKKQGL; encoded by the coding sequence ATGAGATTAGAGGACGAGATCAGAGAAACAGCAATAAAAAACGGATTCCAACTATTCGGAGTAGCAGATATTGAAAAACTGGAAGAGATCGAATTCCCTGAAGGACGTGGACTCGAGAAACCTTCAGAATTCATGAAAAAAGCTGGAATAGAGGGTGCCAGATCAATAATAATCTTAGGTATGGTGATATGGGACGAGGGCATGAATTCTGCCGTCAACGCTGTAGGTGGAGACTTCAGCGGCGGAGCCACTGAATACTACAATCTATACTACGAAGCCATCGAGACACGTGGATGGAGGATCAGCGATTGGATCTCCCATGAAAAAGGATTCAGAACGGTCCCGTCTTTGACCGTACATCTGAAACTTGCAGCCCATTTAGCAGGATTGGGGTTCATCGGCCATAACACCCAGATAATAACCCCAGAATACGGGCCCCGCATACGTTGGATCGCATTATTCACCACAGCAGACCTTGAAAAAGGCGAACCGTTCACCAGGGACCTATGCGCTGAACAGTCTGCCTGTAGGAACGGTTCTCTATGTGTAAAAGCGTGTCCCTATCGTGCGATAATCCCCGGCCCCTCTCAGGGAGTGGAACCAGGAAAGAAGGTCGATTATGATGGATGCGTGGTTGCTCATGAATTCGATCCCAAACCAGACAAGAAATGGGAGAAATACATACGCAGGATCACAGAACGCGGATTCATGGAATGCACAATATGCAATACGGTCTGCCCATATGGTAAGATAATCGATGAGAAGATCGCTCCTAAAAAACAAGGATTGTGA
- a CDS encoding anthranilate synthase component I family protein — protein MIRKRLDAYVPIIDIYSRIDRQNTVFLDSSMRNDLGRFSFIGLIPYRTIVFQDFTKVDGTMKGTTFLDEMDNEIGSCDRSPAFADCLMGYISYDHGSSIMGIRSEYNKNNVPECVLIRFDVVIVEDHLNKTTEVFCNGRVKDPDSEIDHIMGIISSVGDHTIPRGKGYRLVSDVKKQDYLRSIMKAKELMIDGEMYVMNMTHTMEVRSDSDPFGTFLRLRKISPSPFGAYMDIEGIQIISSSMELLAEIKDNRIRTRPIKGTVPKTGDPQTDAENLKKLRSSDKERSELLMISDLERNDLNRFCVPGSVKVEGFMIPEEYSTVFHTVSEISGIVREGVTVGEIVSCMFPGGSVTGAPKQNAMKYIDDLEDRRRGIYTGTICILSPGRSTMNIAIRTMVHKDGAYTIGVGGGITFESDPEEEYMETLQKAKAMLESLE, from the coding sequence ATGATAAGAAAGAGACTCGATGCATATGTTCCGATAATTGACATATATTCACGTATCGATCGTCAGAATACAGTGTTCTTGGACTCTTCAATGAGAAATGATCTGGGACGTTTTTCTTTCATTGGGCTGATACCATACAGAACAATTGTTTTTCAAGATTTTACCAAGGTCGATGGAACTATGAAAGGTACGACCTTCCTGGATGAAATGGATAATGAGATCGGATCATGTGATCGATCGCCAGCATTCGCGGATTGTTTGATGGGGTACATCTCGTATGATCACGGATCAAGCATCATGGGAATTCGTTCAGAATATAATAAGAACAATGTGCCAGAATGTGTTCTCATAAGATTCGATGTAGTCATAGTGGAAGATCATCTAAACAAAACAACGGAAGTATTTTGCAATGGTCGTGTCAAAGATCCAGATTCAGAGATTGATCATATCATGGGGATCATCAGTTCAGTTGGAGATCATACGATACCCCGCGGTAAAGGATACAGGCTCGTGTCCGATGTTAAGAAACAAGATTATTTGAGATCCATCATGAAAGCAAAGGAATTGATGATAGACGGCGAGATGTACGTAATGAACATGACCCACACCATGGAAGTGAGGTCTGATTCCGATCCTTTCGGGACATTCTTGAGGCTAAGGAAGATAAGTCCCTCTCCTTTCGGCGCATATATGGATATTGAAGGGATACAGATAATATCCTCATCGATGGAACTATTGGCAGAGATAAAGGACAACAGGATCAGAACACGCCCCATCAAGGGCACGGTTCCAAAAACAGGTGATCCGCAGACGGATGCGGAGAATCTTAAAAAATTGAGGTCTTCCGACAAAGAACGCAGCGAACTCTTGATGATATCCGATCTGGAACGCAACGACCTGAACAGATTTTGTGTTCCAGGAAGTGTCAAAGTCGAAGGATTCATGATCCCCGAGGAATACTCGACGGTCTTTCATACAGTATCGGAGATATCCGGTATCGTCAGGGAGGGTGTGACGGTCGGTGAGATCGTGTCCTGTATGTTCCCGGGAGGATCTGTTACGGGAGCACCTAAGCAGAATGCCATGAAGTACATAGACGATCTAGAGGACCGCAGAAGAGGAATATACACCGGAACGATATGCATACTGTCTCCCGGAAGGTCCACTATGAACATAGCCATAAGGACGATGGTACACAAGGATGGCGCGTATACGATAGGTGTCGGCGGAGGGATAACATTCGAGTCCGATCCGGAAGAGGAATATATGGAGACCCTGCAGAAGGCCAAGGCGATGCTGGAATCATTGGAGTGA
- a CDS encoding Fic family protein, with protein MRRFDYSFLNKRVIDSEMLDRILNIQKLKIMTDERKKQFPSVFKELESTSILQSVKWSNIMEGIVVTDKRIAEIVQHNSCPSNSDEMEIAGYHDALVKVHQEYELLDLDENTILDLQRIMTSYIPEKNIGYRKENNPAPENNPYSNRSMRLKPIPADETEEAVHQLLVAYNSAKDDDGINTFLVIPCFILDLICIHPMSEDNRRLSRLVSILIMYKEGLDIGRYISFEEQINRSKDEYYAALKRSSEGWHKNNNNYLPFIYNFINIIYQCYKELDKRFNVIGDKKVNKTNRIEAVIMNNDLPISKKEICELLPDVSPTTVESVLSRMMVDGTIRKIGGNRNARYKKVTNQL; from the coding sequence ATGAGACGGTTCGACTATTCATTTCTCAACAAACGGGTCATAGACTCTGAAATGTTGGACCGTATCTTGAATATACAGAAACTAAAGATCATGACCGACGAGAGAAAGAAACAGTTCCCGTCCGTTTTCAAAGAATTAGAATCGACATCAATACTGCAATCTGTGAAATGGTCCAACATCATGGAAGGGATAGTGGTTACAGACAAACGTATTGCAGAGATCGTCCAACACAACAGTTGTCCTTCAAACAGTGATGAAATGGAAATTGCTGGATACCACGATGCGCTCGTGAAGGTACATCAAGAGTATGAGCTATTGGACCTCGATGAGAATACCATCTTGGATCTTCAGAGGATCATGACCTCATATATCCCCGAAAAGAACATCGGATACAGAAAAGAAAACAACCCTGCTCCTGAAAACAACCCCTACAGCAACAGAAGCATGAGACTCAAACCGATACCTGCGGATGAAACAGAAGAAGCCGTACATCAATTACTGGTGGCATACAACTCCGCAAAGGATGATGATGGCATCAACACGTTCTTAGTGATCCCTTGCTTCATCTTAGACCTTATCTGCATACATCCCATGTCTGAGGATAACAGAAGACTCTCAAGACTGGTCTCGATATTGATCATGTACAAAGAAGGCCTCGATATAGGAAGGTACATATCTTTCGAAGAACAGATCAATCGTTCAAAAGATGAATACTATGCAGCACTAAAAAGATCATCCGAAGGCTGGCACAAGAACAACAACAATTATCTTCCGTTCATATACAATTTCATCAACATAATATACCAATGCTACAAAGAATTGGATAAACGCTTCAATGTCATCGGGGATAAAAAGGTCAACAAGACAAATCGTATAGAGGCCGTGATAATGAACAACGATCTTCCGATATCAAAGAAAGAGATATGCGAACTACTTCCGGACGTTAGTCCGACCACGGTGGAATCAGTATTGTCCAGAATGATGGTGGATGGAACAATAAGAAAAATAGGCGGCAACCGTAATGCGAGATACAAAAAGGTCACAAACCAATTATAA
- a CDS encoding EamA family transporter: MFWLPLVLGAAASVSVAVIISKFISDSVDPKVAMSIRGFVVLLMVGSAVLISGKFEGILSIPMYSLLFIVLSGAALAWARIFYFEALVQGGAGKVSAVNKTSASLAILMAFIFLGEELTYATVLSAILIITGAALTIKGDKNAKEKWLMLAVFSAICGAAYSVLGKPGAADVDPFLATGLRAIVFFMITFSAVYAAGEKVNLKKIGDYDKGLIIISGVFFGLSWLTLYYAVLVGPAGTVSVLDKLSLPIIVICSYFLLNERLDKRSWIGILIMTIGILAPLLDLI, encoded by the coding sequence ATGTTTTGGTTACCCCTTGTACTCGGAGCAGCCGCCAGCGTTTCGGTGGCAGTAATCATCTCCAAGTTCATCTCTGATAGTGTGGACCCGAAAGTAGCTATGTCCATCAGGGGTTTTGTAGTACTCTTGATGGTGGGGTCTGCAGTATTGATCAGCGGCAAATTCGAAGGCATACTCAGCATACCGATGTATTCTCTGCTATTCATTGTATTATCGGGAGCGGCCTTGGCATGGGCCCGCATATTCTACTTTGAAGCATTGGTGCAGGGTGGCGCGGGGAAGGTCTCTGCAGTGAATAAGACCAGCGCTTCTCTCGCGATTTTAATGGCATTCATATTCCTCGGAGAAGAACTGACGTATGCCACAGTACTTTCCGCAATACTCATCATTACGGGCGCTGCATTAACAATAAAAGGCGACAAGAATGCTAAAGAAAAATGGTTGATGTTGGCAGTATTCAGCGCCATTTGCGGTGCTGCCTACTCAGTTCTCGGAAAACCAGGAGCAGCAGATGTGGATCCCTTTCTAGCCACAGGACTTCGTGCAATAGTATTCTTCATGATCACCTTTAGTGCAGTATATGCTGCGGGCGAAAAGGTAAACTTGAAGAAAATCGGAGACTATGATAAAGGATTGATAATCATTTCCGGAGTTTTCTTCGGCCTCTCTTGGCTCACCCTGTATTATGCAGTACTCGTGGGTCCTGCAGGAACCGTATCTGTTCTTGACAAACTGAGCTTACCAATAATAGTTATATGCTCATACTTCCTCCTCAATGAAAGATTAGATAAACGGTCCTGGATCGGAATACTAATTATGACGATAGGAATACTCGCACCGTTGCTAGATCTTATATGA
- a CDS encoding DEAD/DEAH box helicase, translated as MTSSFTDLGIPESIIKAMNEMGWTEPTPVQVEAIPIGMSGYDMFAQAQTGTGKTGTYGSIVLGRTKSGCKSPSILTLVPTRELANQVAEEIDKLSIYTGHKTVAVYGGVSIENQIKKLRKGVDMIIATPGRLKDIMNRNEADLSKISIVVLDEADRMLDMGFSRDLDFILGRVPSKRQTLMFSATMSPEIKKLTDHQMKDHKEILVSKDEPTVELIKQYYVMTTKDTKLDELCNILDTRNPKTIVFCHTKRRVDQLTKKLTAANYYVSAIHGDVPQNRREKAIKNFKDGTINVLVATDVAARGLDIKDVDCAVNYDMPTDPETYVHRIGRTGRAGKSGIAVTFVLGEEKGDMKGIERQVDKKIPVLDMSAFDDIDNAEPTPVVEQPVAVQATRSNMRSPSTRPTVRPSVRAASEPRTDNRRSNRNTRDDDKVSMEICLGRVDGIEKSELCEFIKKKGSLRSIDIGRITLNERKSFVEIDKDKADLAVCYLSKCSYEGKPLQVRMMPTKMATTQ; from the coding sequence ATGACTTCAAGTTTCACAGATCTGGGCATACCAGAAAGTATAATTAAGGCAATGAATGAAATGGGCTGGACCGAGCCCACACCTGTTCAGGTGGAAGCCATTCCGATAGGAATGTCAGGTTACGATATGTTCGCACAAGCACAGACCGGAACAGGAAAAACTGGAACCTACGGGTCCATCGTCCTCGGACGCACCAAATCCGGCTGTAAATCTCCATCGATCCTAACACTAGTACCCACCAGAGAACTGGCCAATCAGGTTGCAGAAGAGATCGATAAACTTTCCATATACACCGGCCACAAAACAGTCGCAGTTTATGGTGGAGTTAGCATAGAGAACCAGATAAAAAAGCTCAGAAAGGGTGTTGATATGATAATCGCCACTCCCGGAAGGCTAAAGGACATAATGAACAGGAACGAGGCAGACCTCTCCAAGATATCGATTGTCGTCCTTGACGAAGCAGACCGTATGCTGGACATGGGATTCTCCAGAGACCTGGACTTCATTCTCGGCAGGGTGCCCAGCAAAAGGCAGACACTCATGTTCTCAGCAACAATGTCGCCTGAGATTAAGAAACTGACCGATCACCAGATGAAGGATCACAAAGAGATACTGGTCTCCAAGGATGAGCCGACCGTGGAACTCATAAAACAATACTATGTGATGACCACAAAAGATACTAAACTCGATGAGCTTTGTAATATTCTGGATACCCGCAACCCCAAGACGATCGTCTTCTGTCACACAAAACGCAGGGTTGACCAACTTACCAAGAAACTGACCGCTGCGAATTACTATGTCAGCGCAATTCACGGCGATGTGCCCCAGAACAGAAGGGAGAAGGCCATCAAGAACTTCAAAGATGGAACCATAAATGTGCTGGTCGCAACAGACGTAGCGGCGAGAGGACTCGACATCAAGGATGTGGACTGTGCCGTAAACTATGACATGCCCACAGACCCGGAGACCTACGTACATCGTATCGGCCGTACTGGCAGAGCCGGAAAAAGCGGTATAGCTGTAACCTTCGTCCTCGGTGAAGAGAAAGGGGACATGAAAGGAATAGAGCGTCAGGTCGACAAAAAAATACCAGTTCTGGATATGTCGGCATTCGATGACATAGATAATGCTGAGCCCACCCCCGTTGTAGAACAACCGGTCGCTGTTCAAGCCACAAGATCCAATATGAGATCCCCCAGCACAAGACCTACCGTAAGGCCCAGTGTAAGAGCTGCAAGCGAACCCCGGACCGATAACAGGAGATCGAACAGGAACACCAGAGATGATGACAAGGTGTCCATGGAGATCTGTCTAGGAAGAGTAGATGGCATAGAGAAATCTGAACTTTGTGAATTCATAAAGAAAAAGGGATCACTAAGATCCATCGATATCGGAAGGATCACCCTCAACGAAAGGAAATCCTTTGTAGAGATCGATAAGGACAAAGCAGATCTGGCCGTATGCTATCTCTCCAAATGTAGCTATGAGGGAAAGCCTCTGCAGGTCCGCATGATGCCAACCAAAATGGCAACCACACAGTGA
- a CDS encoding aminotransferase class IV produces MEFDEGYYFGLGAFETMYVHKGRCVMAERHIDRITSALETLGIENRISKNDLDVVVSDGHLDGRVLKVSVSDKNIDFTDRAFAYTPENYRQGFRLCYSSVIRNETSIFTYIKSLQYGDNIFEKRKAASLGFEEPIFLNFKGQICEGSTSNIFFCRKGKMITPAISCGILPGIMREYIIENYDVSVTAILPEDVIDFDSCFITNSVFGIMPVRSLGEICFSDFEIPVKLQHDYIERTKNGL; encoded by the coding sequence ATGGAGTTCGATGAAGGATATTATTTCGGTCTAGGTGCCTTTGAGACGATGTATGTGCACAAGGGAAGATGCGTTATGGCAGAGAGACACATCGATAGGATTACATCTGCTCTTGAGACATTGGGGATCGAGAATAGGATCTCAAAAAATGATCTCGATGTTGTGGTTTCCGACGGTCATCTTGACGGAAGGGTCCTAAAAGTGAGCGTATCAGATAAGAACATTGACTTCACAGATAGGGCATTTGCGTACACACCGGAGAATTACAGGCAAGGCTTCAGATTGTGCTACTCCTCTGTGATTAGGAACGAGACCTCCATTTTCACATACATCAAGAGTCTACAATATGGAGATAACATATTCGAGAAGCGCAAGGCCGCGTCCTTAGGTTTTGAAGAGCCGATCTTTCTGAATTTCAAGGGACAGATATGCGAAGGTTCTACCAGCAACATATTCTTCTGCAGGAAGGGAAAAATGATAACTCCTGCTATATCATGCGGTATTTTGCCAGGTATAATGAGGGAGTACATAATTGAGAATTATGACGTGTCTGTTACCGCAATATTGCCCGAGGATGTAATCGATTTTGATTCTTGTTTCATTACAAATTCGGTGTTTGGCATAATGCCGGTAAGATCTTTAGGCGAAATATGTTTTTCCGATTTTGAGATCCCGGTAAAATTACAGCATGACTATATTGAACGTACGAAGAACGGTCTGTGA
- a CDS encoding CDGSH iron-sulfur domain-containing protein, which translates to MTSPEEPKITVTKNGPYIVSGNVPISEKIITPKGAGYIWTDGRPIPQGEKYSLCRCGHSSNAPFCSGAHARIGFEGTETAGHSDYTDRSKMYLGPALNMLDDDRCAFARFCHRRDGTAWELLRTSDNHNDRSEAIRAASECPAGRLTALGLDGSMMEDDLKKEIFIVQDPTRDVSGGLYVKGGIELVGADGKEYEPRNRYVLCRCGEATIKPFCNAMHVSEGYDDRRR; encoded by the coding sequence ATGACCTCACCAGAAGAACCAAAGATCACTGTAACAAAGAATGGTCCCTATATTGTGTCCGGAAATGTTCCGATCTCAGAAAAGATCATAACTCCTAAAGGTGCAGGATACATCTGGACCGATGGAAGGCCTATCCCGCAGGGAGAGAAATATTCCCTCTGCCGCTGCGGTCACAGTTCTAACGCTCCATTCTGCAGCGGAGCTCATGCCAGAATAGGATTCGAGGGCACAGAGACAGCAGGACACTCAGATTACACTGACAGGTCCAAGATGTATCTCGGACCTGCACTCAACATGCTTGACGACGACAGGTGTGCATTCGCACGTTTCTGCCACAGAAGAGATGGTACGGCATGGGAACTTTTGAGAACCTCAGATAACCACAATGATAGGTCTGAAGCGATAAGAGCCGCAAGCGAATGCCCCGCAGGAAGACTCACGGCGCTTGGGTTGGACGGCTCGATGATGGAAGATGACCTGAAAAAAGAGATATTCATCGTACAAGACCCGACCAGAGATGTGTCAGGCGGACTTTACGTCAAAGGCGGGATCGAACTAGTAGGTGCCGATGGTAAGGAATATGAGCCACGCAACAGATATGTGCTATGCCGTTGCGGAGAAGCCACGATAAAGCCGTTCTGCAATGCGATGCATGTCAGCGAGGGCTACGACGACAGAAGACGTTAA
- a CDS encoding GyrI-like domain-containing protein gives MTFDYKKEYKEFYMPRNRPEIIDIPSMNFISVRGKGDPNIEGGDYEKAIGMLYSVAFTIKMSRKAGHEMKGFFDYVVPPLEGLWWMDDIVGVGYLRKEEFNWISMIRLPDFVKREDFEWALEEVTRKKRSDHSQVQFITYNEGPCVQCMHLGPYDDEPATIKMMDQYAGSNGYDVDITKERRHHEIYLSDARKCDPSKMRTVIRHPVKKF, from the coding sequence ATGACATTTGATTACAAGAAAGAATACAAAGAGTTCTATATGCCTCGGAACAGACCGGAGATCATAGACATCCCGTCAATGAATTTCATTTCAGTAAGGGGAAAAGGCGATCCCAATATAGAGGGCGGAGATTACGAGAAAGCCATAGGTATGCTTTACAGTGTTGCTTTTACAATTAAGATGAGTCGTAAAGCAGGTCACGAAATGAAGGGGTTCTTCGATTATGTGGTACCGCCATTGGAAGGATTGTGGTGGATGGACGACATTGTAGGCGTGGGTTATCTAAGAAAGGAAGAATTCAATTGGATATCGATGATAAGACTTCCAGATTTTGTCAAAAGGGAGGATTTTGAATGGGCGTTGGAAGAAGTGACAAGAAAAAAGAGATCTGATCATTCTCAGGTTCAATTCATTACATACAATGAGGGACCATGTGTGCAATGTATGCATTTAGGGCCTTATGATGATGAACCTGCAACGATCAAGATGATGGATCAGTATGCTGGTTCTAATGGATACGATGTTGATATTACGAAAGAACGCCGTCATCATGAGATCTATTTGAGTGATGCACGCAAATGCGACCCGTCAAAGATGAGGACTGTGATACGTCATCCTGTAAAGAAATTTTGA